In Hermetia illucens chromosome 5, iHerIll2.2.curated.20191125, whole genome shotgun sequence, a single window of DNA contains:
- the LOC119657552 gene encoding NADPH--cytochrome P450 reductase: MEQEKIEQITANADEPFLGPLDIVILITLLTGAVYWLYRNKKKEEPVTRSYSIQPTTINTVSVTDNSFIKKLKASGRSLVVFYGSQTGTAEEFAGRLAKEGIRYQMKGMVADPEECDMEELLKLKTIPNSLAVFCLATYGEGDPTDNAVEFYEWIQNSDPDMSGLNYAVFGLGNKTYEHYNKVAIYVDKRLEELGANRVFELGLGDDDANIEDDFITWKDRFWPAVCDNFGIEGGGEEVLMRQYRLLEQPDAQPDRIYTGEVARLHSLQNQRPPFDAKNPFLASIKVNRELHKGGDRSCMHIEFDIEGSKMRYEAGDHLAMYPVNDKELVEKIAKYCNADLDTIFSLVNTDTESSKKHPFPCPTTYRTALTHYLEITAIPRTHILKELAEYCSDEKEKELLRHMASTTPEGKAKYQSWIQDACRNIVHILEDIKSCKPPIDHLCELLPRLQPRYYSISSSAKLHPTTVHVTAVLVKYETPTGRINKGVATTFLAQKHPHDGEPLPRVPIYIRKSQFRLPTKPEIPILMVGPGTGLAPFRGFIQERQFCKDEGKEVGETILYFGCRKKSEDFIYQEELETYVNSGLLTMKVAFSRDQAHKIYVTHLLEQDADLIWKVIGENKGHLYICGDAKNMATDVRNILLKVISSKGNMSETEAQQFIKKMETQKRYSADVWS, from the exons ATGGAACAAGAAAAGATTGAACAAATCACCGCTAATGCGGATGAACCCTTTCTGGGACCGCTAGATATAGTCATCCTTATTACTTTACTCACCGGCGCAGTATATTGGTTGTATAGGaataagaagaaagaggagCCAGTTACTAGATCATATTCCATACA ACCAACAACCATCAACACAGTTTCAGTAACGGACAattcatttattaaaaaattaaaagcatCAGGACGTAGTTTAGTTGTATTTTATGGATCTCAAACTGGAACTgctgaagaatttgctggaCGTTTAGCCAAAGAGGGAATtcgttatcaaatgaaaggaatgGTTGCTGATCCGGAAGAATGTGATATG GAAGAACTCCTTAAGCTTAAGACAATTCCGAATTCGTTGGCTGTTTTCTGTTTGGCCACATATGGTGAAGGTGATCCAACTGATAATGCTGTTGAATTCTATGAATGGATTCAAAATAGTGATCCCGATATGAGCGGTTTGAATTATGCT GTTTTTGGTCTAGGTAATAAAACCTATGAACATTACAACAAGGTAGCTATCTACGTAGATAAACGTTTAGAAGAATTAGGCGCAAACAGAGTATTCGAATTAGGTCTCGGTGACGACGATGCGAA CATTGAAGATGATTTCATCACATGGAAGGACCGATTCTGGCCAGCAGTGTGTGACAACTTTGGCATCGAAGGAGGCGGCGAAGAAGTCCTTATGAGACAATACAGACTGCTGGAACAGCCTGATGCTCAACCTGATCGAATTTACACTGGTGAAGTGGCACGTCTTCACTCACTACAAAATCAACGACCACCTTTCGACGCGAAGAATCCATTCTTGGCTTCAATCAAAGTTAACCGTGAACTACATAAGGGTGGCGATCGCTCGTGCATGCATATTGAATTCGACATTGAAGGGTCGAAAATGCGATATGAAGCTGGAGATCATTTAGCTATGTATCCTGTGAACGATAAGGAATTAGTGGAAAAGATTGCAAAATATTGCAACGCGGATTTGGATACAATTTTCTCGTTAGTGAATACAGATACGGAAAGTAGCAAGAAGCATCCATTCCCCTGTCCTACTACTTATCGAACAGCGTTAACTCATTACTTGGAAATCACTGCTATTCCAAGAACGCATATCTTGAAGGAATTGGCTGAATACTGTTCAGATGAGAAAGAAAAGGAACTCCTTAGACATATGGCATCTACAACCCCAGAAGGAAAAGCCAAATATCAATCTTGGATTCAAGATGCATGTAGAAATATTGTGCATATTCTTGAAGACATCAAATCGTGTAAACCTCCAATTGACCATTTATGTGAATTGTTGCCAAGATTGCAGCCACGTTACTATTCAATTTCATCATCAGCTAAG CTTCATCCAACAACTGTTCACGTGACAGCTGTTCTTGTAAAATACGAAACCCCAACCGGTCGTATTAACAAAGGTGTGGCGACTACTTTCCTCGCTCAAAAGCATCCTCACGATGGGGAGCCGTTGCCTAGAGTGCCTATCTACATTCGTAAGAGTCAGTTCCGTCTGCCTACTAAACCGGAAATTCCTATTTTGATGGTTGGGCCCGGCACTGGATTGGCTCCATTCCGTGGTTTCATCCAGGAGAGGCAATTCTGCAAAGACGAAGGCAAGGAAGTTGGGGAGACAATCCTGTACTTCGGTTGTAGAAAGAAGAGCGAAGATTTCATTTATCAAGAg GAGTTGGAAACTTACGTTAACAGCGGTCTGTTGACGATGAAGGTAGCTTTCTCGCGGGATCAGGCACataaaatttatgtcactcatctCTTAGAACAAGACGCGGACCTAATCTGGAAAGTGATTGGCGAGAACAAAGGTCATTTATACATTTGTGG TGACGCGAAAAATATGGCGACAGACGTTCGAAATATTCTCCTTAAGGTGATATCAAGCAAAGGAAATATGAGTGAAACTGAAGCGCAACAATTCATCAAGAAAATGGAAACACAAAAACGTTACTCCGCCGACGTATGGAGCTAA